Sequence from the Rutidosis leptorrhynchoides isolate AG116_Rl617_1_P2 chromosome 3, CSIRO_AGI_Rlap_v1, whole genome shotgun sequence genome:
TCGATTaaaaggtttatattctggaagtgGCTAGTGTTTGATTTCAAACACTATTGCAACTATAAAAAATTAGGTCCTGGTTCAGGTGTGACCAGAGTCACATAAGCAGTGGCGATTGTACATGTAGTAGTGCGGGGTCATAAGACCCCACTACTTTCAAAAAGATTTTATACAATGTACTTATCAAATTGTCTAGGACACCACTAAATGTAACTATATGACcatgtatatatttttaaaatatatgatCTTTTAAGATAAACAATCACTAAAATACCTTTCATATATAATTAACTGTGAAAAAAGAATTAGGACCCCATTAGATTGTCATCCTAGATTCGCCACTACACAGAACTCTTAAAAACTAGACTTGGAGTTTCAATTTTGAATGTTATGTTATTATCAGTAGATAGATAGGTGCTATATGTTGAGCAGGTTTTCGATATTTCAGTCTCGTGTGCGGTTCCAAAAAGCCATGTGAACAAGGTTCGTCCAACAACACTTGTACATTATAAAGCAATGGTAACCCAACAGCTTTGAATAATATGAATTGAATTTGAATGCATATATAAAGATATCACAAATATATATGAAAAATGATGCAAACCAATATACACAAAAATAAAAAACTCACCAGTCAATTATATGTCACATCTTCATAAAATCAAAGATCTTTTACACGCATGagttataaaaataaactacgcaAGTATTGCAATGTTCTAATTGAAGAAACAAAAAGGAATGAAATAAATAGGGTAGCAAAGGGTTCAAACAAATTCAATCAGACAAGATGATTTTGATGCACGGTGGATGTTCAACCATGGCTCATGCTTCCTCGGAGGAAAAAAATTACTGATTCTCAACTTCTCCAAATTATTCGCATGTTTAAGTAGATAATTTATTATGCCAATCTCTTTCGGAGTTGAGTAAGAAACTACAAAAATCTCCTTTAACTTAAAACGAAGACAAGCAGGTGCCTCTTCCATTGGTATTTTATATCCCATTATGAAAGGGAGAAACTCCTAACAATGAACAAACAAATAGTCAAATAACAATAATTTGAATTAAAAAGGCAGTGTTTACAAGTGTGATTTGAAAAACATTATATGATAAATGATATTTGAAAAAGATTATAATAGTTTAATACAGTAGTAAATAGTATTTGAGGCAAAATTACAAGTCATGTATCTGACATGAAGATCAGAAAGTCAATCTTCTTGTTGTTCTGGTTGTTGTTATAATTTGTCAATATAACCAAGGTATATATTAACTTACATATGAAAAGGTAAGATACTCAAGATTGAGCATATTTGAAACTGTCAGAAAGTTTGGAATCGTtggtttgcaaattatttttcaaTAAGTTGCTTAATTGAGTTGCTAAATCATGGTTGTTGGTTTCTGAGTTAATGGTGTGGGTATGGCTACTGTCTTCAGACATTGTAACCCTCACACTTTAACAAAATTGGTAAATGATTGAAGCAAATTGAGTGTTATGATCTAGGATCAACacccaagctctgataccatgttgatATTTAAGAATTTGATCATTGTATTGGTTGATTGATAATTGATACAAGTGAATTAAATTCTAGATTACAAACTGATGGTGTTCTTATACACTAAACATACAACAACTATATCTATATTGGCCGGTGATGGCTCCATTATACTTTGGAACCCCCTAATAACACTTTGGGAAATGTTTTCTGAATGTGCATGTTTGATCCGTAAGTTGGCTGCTATCTTGTGTTCTTGTGTCTTCTTGTGGCTTGATAAAAAGGGAAAGGATGAAATCTGATTTCTGATCCCAAAGGTCGAATTACCTTAAACGGTAATTTGACTTTGTGCCACTTGTGATGTTGCAGTTTATCACTAATGTCTAGTAAACGGGGTGTTTGAGCGTCTATATTGCGTTCCATTTTTAATCTAAACGGAAACAACATCATTCCTAAGTCGCGGTCGCTTATGTGCTACTAACTTGGAGATGGAGATACTATCCATTTTTAGTTAGATATGTGGCTCAAAGATCTCTCACTCAGCTCAGTTTCCTTGTTTGTTTTTTTTAGAGTTGATCCCGGATTGTAGATACATTCACAAATGAgaagtagtattagtattagttcCTTATCTAGAATTAATATTAGTACTTTGCACTTTTGCAGGGTAAATGGATTTGGAGCATATTCTTTGATGATTTTATCAGTTTCTACTGCTCGATCTCTCATTGACAAAGCCACCCTCCCTACTAGATCCATTATGACATATTGGTGCAGGTATATCCCGATTAAACTCAATGTATCCGCGTAGAGAATGAGATTGAAAAGGCTTCCTTCTAAGACGAAGCTTTCGGATAGGGATATTGACATCCCTAATATTTTATGCTCGACTTGTAATAAAGCTATAGAAGATCTCCATCATATCTTTCTCAACTGTGAGCTTGGAGTTCAAGTTTGGATGTGTTTCGCAATGGCTAAATGTCCTGCTTCCTTTGTCGCCGTCTTCAGATGAGTTTTGGGATTGGTTCGCGGTCTATAATTGCAGTGGTAAGAAGCGGCTCATTATTGAAGTCATGGTACAACGTGCTGGAATAATGGGTTGTTGTCTTCAAATGAATAAAACTTCATAGGTTGCACGAAAGAGAGAATTAGGTGGGTGAATGAATAATTTaaatgactattttacccttaAGTGCATAGCATGTAAGGGGACTTGATAGATTTTTTTTACTCTCGTTAATGATCTGGACTTCCCATCAAACGGTGGTATACAACCTCGTAGTACTTtttgacaaatcacaaggactccTGCTTAATTTTGTTTAAATAGTATTAAGTCACGTGTGTAATGGCTGAATGCATATATAACTTTTTTCGAACGACAATAACGGCATCACTCACACAGGACTTAACCACATTTGCGATCATATGCCACATACACACATGTTAGGAGGAAACACAATTCGCAACGATGTTGGCAGTAtcatcgaaggttgggaaaaccTCCCCCAATCAAGACTTTCCCAAATCCGCATTGATGTTGGCAGTGCCATCAAAGTTTGGAAACTCCCGACTTGGAGTAAGAATCAAAACTCATACCACTCAAGCCAAGGCTTCGGTGGTAATGCATATATAATTGTAATAGTCAAAACTGATGTCAAAGAGAAAATGGACTTTTTATCTACTGCAGTCTTAATATCatataaaatcatgtttatgaCATCATCATATTTTTGAAAATTATAGTCTTTGATATGTCTCTCTCAAAAATCGTTAAACAAGTACTAAAGGGCACGTCCTAGTTCATAGGTAGCCCGTAGCCATGTTAACATATCCTAATTTGCTTTAAGTTGTTGCACTAGTTTCTTTCCCAGATTAAGAAAAAGTTGCCGGTGTCCAACAAATATACACTACAAAATCACAATGAGTGCGATATAGAATCAATTCTGTTGTTGCAGCTATAAATTCAAAAAGTGTTTGACTTCCATTAAAAGATTTATATTCTGGAAGTGGCTAGTGTTTGACTTCAAACACTTATGCAACTATAAAAAATTAGGTCTTGGTTCAGGCCGGAGTCAAAGAACCAGTGGCGATTGTACATGGAGTAGTGTGGGGTCATAAGACCCCACTACTTCAAAAAGATTATATACAATGTACAACTCATCAAATTGTCTAGAATACCACCAAATTTAACTATATTACCtcgtatatttttaaaatttatgattttttttttaaacataaacaACCACTAAAGTACCTTTCAGATATAATTAactttcaaaaaataaaaataaaattaggaCCCCATTGGATTGTCATCCTGGATTCGCCACTGCAGAACTTAAAAACTAGACTTCCCGCTCTTtctaatagaaaaaaaaaagaggGGCGAAGCGCCCGTTTGAAGTGGCGAAGGCCTATGCTACAATAAGAAAAAAAGCAGGTTTCGGTTAGTTCAAAACTGGAATTGGCACAATATCACGAAGTGGCCGCCCTTGCTCAATTTGGTAAGGAGTCTTGATCTCGAGTCAAGCTGGGGCGTCATCTGTCTTTTAAGTTAAGTCATTTCCTAAGACGGCTCCTCTTATTTTTTCTACGATAATCCAAACTGCAGATATTTTTTGACATACAATTGGTCGTGGATTCCCTGGCTTGGCTAGAAACCTAGTCCCTTCTTGTGACAACAGAAGAGAATTGTCCTTTTTCTCTCTTTTTCGCCTGTTCGGTGCAGTCTGTCCGCTTCAACCGCTCTTTCACCTCCCAAAGAGCAAAGTTGGCTTTTGATGAGCACATATGAGGAAGCGGGAGCAAGAATACCAAGAATCTCTTTCTTGTCCTTCTACTTAAGGGGCAAAGAGAAGAGCTTTTGCTACTGAGAAAGCGAACAGTCAGCGCGAAGGTTCAAGACTTAGCCTAACATTAGCGAAGCTAGATTCTCATAGCGAGGCGCTTCGAGTTAGCGAAGCGCTGGAATTTCAATTTTTAATGTTATGTTATTATCAGTACGTAGATAGATGCTATGTTCAGCAGGTTTTCAATTTTCAATCTCGTGTGCGGTTCCAAAAAGCCATGTAAACAAGGTTCGTCCAACATGGTTATCAAGAGAATACTTGTACATTTTAAAGCAATGGTGGCCCAACAGCTTTGAATAATTGaattgaatttgaatttgaatgcatatataaaaatatcacaaATATATATGAAAAATGATGCAAACCAATATACACAAAAATAAAAAACTCATCACTCAATTAAATGTCACatctttcataaaatcaaaaatcttTTACATGCATGAGTTATAAGAATAAACTAGGCAAGTATTGCTATTTTCTAATTGAAGAAACAAAAAGGAATGAAATAAATAGGGTGGCAAAATATTCAAACAAATTCAATCAGACAAGATGATTTTGATGCACGGTGCATGTTCAACCATGGCTCACGCCTCGTCGGAGGAAAAAAATTACTGATTGTCAACTTCTCCAAATTATTTGCACGTTTCAGTAGATAACTTATTATGCCAATCTCTTTCGGAGTTGAATAAGAAACTACAAAAATCTCCTTTAACTTAAAACGAAGACAAGCAGGTGCCTCCTCCATTTGGTATATTATATCCCATTATGAAAGGGAGATACTCCTAACAATGAACAAACAAATAGTCAAATACCAATAATTTGAAGCAAAAGGGCAGTGTTTACAAGTGTGATTTGAAAAACATTATATGTTAAATGATATTTGAAGAAGATTATAATAGTTTAATACAGTAGTAAATAGTATTTGAGGAAAAATTACAAGTCATGTATCTAACGATGAAGATCAAAACATCAATCTTGTTGTTGTTATAATTTCTAAATATAGTCAAGGTATACATAAACTTACATCAGAAAAGGTAAGATACTCAAGATTGGGCATATTTTGTAACAAAATCAGCAACAGAGTCTCTAACCAAGGAACTTCAAGTTTAACCAAGTTAGGAAACATGGGCAGGGTTATACCCCACATCGTACCAAGAGCCTGCACAACCAAAATCACTAAACATTATCATCCCGAAGcataacttaaattaaaaatataatcacCTCGGCATAGCATTTAAAATTAAAACACTCGACTGAAAGTCTTAATTTGATTAGATTTAAGATAAATGAGTATACTGTACGTTGAACATACCATTAAAGATTCACGAGTCAATGTCAGTATCTTGGTGAATGAGACGCATCTCAAGAGTTTAACAATACTGTGATATCGCGCTTTGCTTATGTAAGCTTCAACAAGTGACGTTGTACTCTTCAAAGTGTACTTTCTGAAATAACAAGCAAAAAAGTGAAAGTATTCAAGTTTAGGAGCATCAATCACTAACTTCTGATCCTTAAATTCACACCTCTCAATCGTTAATCTCCTCATCGAACGCGAACGGAGCTTAATAATACGCGATTTGCAAGTTAACCCTGGCCTATCCAAACACAATTCTTCTAAAACAGGACACCGTGAAATCAATTTCGTTAGCGAGTGCTTATAATGATGTTGAGTAAATTGAAGATTCAATTTCTTCAAACATGGAAAAGGTATCCCAACTTTAGGTATAACTAAAGCAACGCCTTCAAGAGTTAATTTAATTAGCGTATTGAAAGTTATAGACAAATCCAAGTGAAATCTAATATCATTAGTATCATCAGCTAGAAACCTGTACTCAATTTCTTCAACTTGACTCTGAGAAACAACACGAAACCAATCATTAACACGATTATTATTGCCACCGCAAGAGCATTGAAGGTACAGCTTTTGGATAGGCATGCCATCACGAAGAGCTAGGGTTTGATCAACTGAATCATTAAATTTTTTGACTTGTTCTTCAAACCGGGGCATAACAAGATGGAGATTAGGAAGAAACGCCCAGAGGTGCTTCCACCTGTTCGACAAAATGCGTGAACGAGTAATATCAGCAGCAGGAAGCAGAGATAAGATTCGTATAAGAATTTCATCAGGTAATTGGCTTATTATATCAATTCCTTTTCGATGTTTCTTCATTTTTTTACGGCCGGAGTTACTAGCGGCGTATGAAAGTTTGCCCATTGAGATATCTAGGGTTTGAGGTTTATGTGCGGAACTGCGGATGTTTATGTTTCCACGATACTAACTTTATAGTCCCTACTTTATATGTTATGGGTTATTTCTGAATCGGATGTATATTTTAAGCCCAATACAGCAACTTCTTTTTTCTTAAAATAAATTTCCCAAGCCCAACTAGACTTCTAATGTTGCAAACTTACCGAAATAAAGTGGGAAACTAATATATTTTCCATACAAcgtttgctaattttttttttttttttaaatagtagtAGTATATTGTAAATTTTTTCCTATAACACGCAACATGAAACATGTAACAATGCATTTGTCAGGTTGCATGCTCGTGTCACCGACTCACCGTCATGACCTAGAAATCGAAATTAAGATCGGCGGTTTATAACAATTACCGTGAAAAAAAAAAGTTGTGACAAACGATTTTTTATCATAGCTAATATATACAAGTCGCGACCAACAACTTTAAGTAATAATCGAGTCACGAAACACGCAAACCCGACCAGTTCATATGTAGTACATGATTCGATCACAACTGTTGGTGCATAattagtccccgagttcattatgaTCAAGTTCAAGTGCTTTAGAGTTTAAGTTTCTCTGCTggtatgcaaccgcacggttgcagaatgcaaccgtacggataggaaggcaaccgcacggttgcaaggtgcaaccgcacggttgcaacgtAAACGTGTTAATTCGAGTTTTTGTTAAGTAAACGTGTTAGTCTGGGCTAAAAATTTATTTTGGACGTCAAACATACGCTGGTTTCTTTCAAGATTGAGTGCTAGATcgaccaaaaccctaaaccctagtttCTGTGCAGTTTTCTGCCCAGATTCGACCAAGCAATCAACCGTACGGTTACACACTGTAACCGCACGGGTACACCATCCGGATACCTCAACCGTACGGATACGTGTTACATCCGTATAATCTTCACCCGTTTCAATCACAACCGTGTCATATCACAACCGTACGGATACACCCCGCATCCGTCCGGTTATACCTTACATCCGTATAATCTAATCCGGTTACACTTTTCAACCGTGTAACTTGCAACCGTGTCAGATCATTTGCATCCGTGTATTGTAACCGTATAAACTACTACAACCGTATagtgcaaccgtacggttacaatGTCAGACGTGTTTGAATCTCCTGAAATGCAATCTGCTCTTGTCGGTGCGTCGTCGTTAGGTCTTCATCACTTGTTGAAGACAGAAAATGAGATTGGTAGCTCATATAGGGTACCTAGGCTGGAATCTTTGGATGATTTTGCAGAATGGAAGCCTAGGTTCTTGATTTCGCTAAACGGTATAGACTCTAGGCTATATAATTTCCTAGAAGTTGAATATGTCTTTCCGGTTAAGGATCAAGGGGATACTAAGACACCAATGGAATTGTCTGCAACTGAGCGTGAGGATTATAATCTTGAGTGTAAAGCATATAGCCATCTTACTCAAGCTTTGTCTAAAGAGATATTCCATCAATTTGAAACACATTTGACAACTTATGCTTTATGGAATGCTCTAAAAAGTGGTAATGAAGGGACTGCTGAGTACAGAAAAACAAAAGGTAAGGTTCTGAAGAAAGAGTGGAAGAATTTTGCTGTTCAATCTAATGAATCTCTAAAAGATGTTATTGCTAGATATCGTCACTTGTTAACTGAACTCAAAAGAGTTGATATTGTCTTTACTACCAAGAAGATCGTCCAATGCTTTCGTGAGGGTCTTCCGATTAAGTGGGATCCTATGATTGTGGAGATTGAAAAGTCCTTTGCTATCATGGATAACTCATTGAGTGCGTTTGTTACTAAGCTTCAGGCAAAGGAGCTAGAATTTCAAGAGAGATTGAAGAGGTTAGAGATTGTTCAGAATCCATTGAAATATAAGGCTCCAGAAATAGGTTCATCTGAAGTGAAACACGCCCAGCCACAGACAACTTTTACTTCAAATTCTGAGAAGACAGCGTCAAGTTATGTCACTCCTGCACCTCAAAGTGTTCTGTATCAGACAACTTCAAACAAGGGTGCAAGTACTGAGGTTTTGAGAACAGAGAATATTCGCATGCGTACGATTAAAGGGGTGGAGGAAGATATGGCGTTAGTC
This genomic interval carries:
- the LOC139898249 gene encoding F-box protein At3g62430-like isoform X2, whose protein sequence is MACLSKSCTFNALAVAIIIVLMIGFVLFLRVKLKKLSTGVALVIPKVGIPFPCLKKLNLQFTQHHYKHSLTKLISRCPVLEELCLDRPGLTCKSRIIKLRSRSMRRLTIERCEFKDQKLVIDAPKLEYFHFFACYFRKYTLKSTTSLVEAYISKARYHSIVKLLRCVSFTKILTLTRESLMALGTMWGITLPMFPNLVKLEVPWLETLLLILLQNMPNLEYLTFSDEYLPFIMGYNIPNGGGTCLSSF
- the LOC139898249 gene encoding F-box/LRR-repeat protein At2g42720-like isoform X1 produces the protein MKKHRKGIDIISQLPDEILIRILSLLPAADITRSRILSNRWKHLWAFLPNLHLVMPRFEEQVKKFNDSVDQTLALRDGMPIQKLYLQCSCGGNNNRVNDWFRVVSQSQVEEIEYRFLADDTNDIRFHLDLSITFNTLIKLTLEGVALVIPKVGIPFPCLKKLNLQFTQHHYKHSLTKLISRCPVLEELCLDRPGLTCKSRIIKLRSRSMRRLTIERCEFKDQKLVIDAPKLEYFHFFACYFRKYTLKSTTSLVEAYISKARYHSIVKLLRCVSFTKILTLTRESLMALGTMWGITLPMFPNLVKLEVPWLETLLLILLQNMPNLEYLTFSDEYLPFIMGYNIPNGGGTCLSSF